The window GGTTGAAATTATCGTCGCTCTTTCAATTGTATCTCTTGCTTTTAGCATATTCATTTCCCTCTTCCTCATTGCGGTTCGCTTGGCAGCTGAAGAGCGAGACAATAGCATCGCTATGGAGGTGGGGGAGAATGTTTTGAATTTGCTCGTGACCTGTCCCGATTCTTTTTCTTGGGAGAATGAGCGAACCAACGACTTAGGTTTATTTCCGATCGTCCCGGATAACTCCGGCGTATTGCGCAGTAAAATACCGCCTGTTCCCACCGCAGATTTAGTATCGCGCCATGCTCATGAACGTAATCTGGGCTTATACAATAAATTCAATTGTTCTGTGTGGGGTCGTCTTTTATCAAAAGATGCGGCTAGTTATGAAGTGACGGTAACGGTCTCTTGGCGTTCACAAGGCAGAGCCCATGAGTGCGCACTAACCTCTGCCGTTGGCGCCCATCGAATTCACCCCGTCAATAACGCACTTGAAGCAGTGGGAGAGACGCCCTTATGACTGCTACACTCCCGAAAATAAACCGAGCCTTTACCTTATTTGAATTGTTGTTGGCCGTAAGTCTCTTGTCTTTGGTATCCACGATTGGCGCCACCGCCTTCTTTAAACTTACCCGATATTGGGGCGATGTTTTAGTCACGCAACGCTTAAATCACCAGCCTCCTTGGTCTTTGAGGTCATGACATCAGATTTCGAAAACATGGTTTCCTCAAAAATCTCGGGAGCCGCACTGAAGGGTCAGCATCTCTTCTATGAAGATACAGAAAATTTTTGGCGGCTACGGTTTGAAGATGATCGTATTGCTTTCCCCGTCGCCTATAATAATCCTGCAACGCAACGCTCGGAAACATATTTGGTTCGCTATGCCATTGAAAGAGAGCAAGGCGAAGCGACACTGGTGCGCTACACCCGCCTATTGAGCGCTGCCCCCGACGAAGAAACAGCTGCTGATCTTTTCCCTGCAGTGACGGGAATCCATATTGAATATAGCGACGGCACCGAATGGCGAGATAGCTGGGAGGAAGCATCCTCACCCTTAATGCTGCAAGTCAGCCTGTCCCTTATGGAAGGCGCACGGGTGGATAAGCATCTGTCGCGCATATCGACCTTTCCCATATATGTGAATTAATCTATGCCTGATCAAACCTTTATAGTGAAAGCGTCCACCATGGACCTAGCAACAGAAAAAGCGTGTGGCGTGCCGCCTGTCGCGGCCCTTCACTACCGTAGATCGGGCGCAGCTCTTTTTATTGCCCTTTCTTTTCTCAGTCTCTTTTCATTGCTCGGCGTTACCTATATCCGTTACATGTCTTTGGAACTGGAAGATGGAAAACGCCTCATTTATAAAACGCAAGCCCGTCATTATGCCATTGCGGGATTAGAAAGTGCGGAAGGCTACCTTTTCGACAAAATACAGCAGGGAACACTTCCCGATCCGGATCGCGCTTTTTCATACCGTGTCTATCGCGGCGCAGCGGGAAACGCTAAAAAAGGGCCTACTGTTATTGATACGCACGTTGCCGAGGCCAACACAAACATAACTGCAATGGATGAAAAGGCATGGCACACGTATTTCAATAATGCATTGCCGTGGCCCGAGGGCGAAAAGGTGTATTGCCTAGTCAGTGAAAGTACAATTAGACGCGCCGATAGGGTTGAAATGCGCGTTTTAGGAAAATACGCTGTAGAATCGGTAGTTCTGGTGGATGAACAAGGATGCCAAACGCTCTCTTACAGGACTCTCAAACCCGAGTGAAGCATTTGAAAAGAAACAGCAAAAAGCCTTTGTATCGTCGACAGATAAGGAGTTGATATTTATGGAGAACACCCCGGAAAAATCTCAAGGTGTTTTAGGCCGGATGAAACGCGTTACACTCAATTCTATCGCGGAGCGAACGGAAGAGAATCGAAATCACGCGCATCTATCGCCGAAACCAAAGCTTTTCGCCCCCGGAAGTGTGCGATATAACGATATTACCTTGTTTTTACGGCAATTGATCATGCTCTTGGAATCGGGCGTTTCTATTTTGCGCGCCTTGAAATCCTTAGCCATGCGCAGCGAACGGGCCGCAACCAAAAATCTATTCCAGGACATTGCCCAATACGTTGAAGGCGGAAACGCTCTGTGGCAGGCTTTTGATCGACATCCCTATTATTTCGACTCGGTCTTCGTGAATTTGATTCGTGCCAGCGAGGCGAGCGGTACCTTAGCGATTGT of the Candidatus Hydrogenedentota bacterium genome contains:
- a CDS encoding type II secretion system protein, whose protein sequence is MITAMQFKKLGRYKKVKSGFTLVEIIVALSIVSLAFSIFISLFLIAVRLAAEERDNSIAMEVGENVLNLLVTCPDSFSWENERTNDLGLFPIVPDNSGVLRSKIPPVPTADLVSRHAHERNLGLYNKFNCSVWGRLLSKDAASYEVTVTVSWRSQGRAHECALTSAVGAHRIHPVNNALEAVGETPL
- a CDS encoding prepilin-type N-terminal cleavage/methylation domain-containing protein codes for the protein MTATLPKINRAFTLFELLLAVSLLSLVSTIGATAFFKLTRYWGDVLVTQRLNHQPPWSLRS